The nucleotide sequence ttgaatcaatatcatGCATTCTTGACTTTTCCGATACATAGGTATGGTAATTGCCAACTAATGGATCAGTAACCAAAtaactcaacaaaactaaTGGTCTTTCAGAATTGGCCATGATTTCCTCAATGCCCAAACTCTGTAGCCTACGATCCtcaacatcttcttcttgacCCGAATGGAAAACTACAACATCAACCAAGTTGCCATAAATGTCCAATGTCGCATGTATAGCAGGTGCTAACTCACCAACGGGCGAAGGCAAAAGATGATGTGTTGATTGTATGATTGGGAATTTAGATAATAATGCTGCTCCCCAAGTGTGTTTGTTTGGGCCCGGACCATAATCAACATACATTCCTAAATCTTCAGCAATCTTTTGCGTAAAGTCTCTATTTCCACCAATTAATCGTTGAGTGTCTGTTTCCAAAAGCCCAATAATGTCTAATTCAGCGTCTTTTATAAGATCTCTCATTCTTGTTTCTGATGACCACATGTCGTTATCCAAACCGAAATGAACACACCAAATTCCAGCGGTAAATGTTTCTGTCTCCGGATGGTAGGGCTTACCCAATCCAGTAGGCCATCTTTTGATGCTTGTAGTCAAAGCCAAAGCTAGTAGCACGGTGatgattgttgatacttgtttgaaagttttgttGCTGTAGAAATtgatctttgaaattgcacTCTTTCTCAAGTTGTAGTTCGCAACACCAGCAAAAATCAGAAGAACAGCCGTAGACAACACAATGTCGGTTCTTTCCCTCAACAACGGACCACCCGGAACAAATGCATATGCTACAATCCAAACACTGGCTAATGAAATTACAATGTTTAAAAAATATCCAAGGAAAAACACACCTGCTGGATTGTAATCTGTAATTGAATGCAAAATAAGTGGACCAATAGAAACAATGTAGAACACGAAAACCAAAGTACCAACATATCCCACCCAATGTTTTAAAAAGTAAAATGCAAATGCACTTCCTCCTCCAACGAGGATGTTGTAACCCCAACTACTAAAAACATTTGGATGCACTTTTAATGTTATGAGAAGAGCGATCGCAAATGTCAAGACATGAGGAAATGCACCAGTTACTGGAGTGGGTCCTCTTATTGGGAACCCCTCCCAGGTCCAAAGGGCCAATGTGCCAGAGTCTGACAACAACGCTTGTAACGCAAAATAGTACCcaccaaatccaattgCACCTAGAAAAAGAGATCCACCAACTTTCTCCGGAGTCTTCGCACTGATTAATACATCTTTTTGCAATGTGGGGGTGAAGAAAGCTCCAAGTAATCCAATGAATATTCCTAATGGATTATATCCACCATTTTCCTTATGCATAATTGGCCATATGGGATTGTTTGAATAaaacaagaatttgaaagttgATGTAGCTAAAAGCCCCAACATTATAGTTGCAATAAAAGAgctcaatttttttggaTACTTTGACAATGCCCAAAACTCATTCACGATTGATATAATACCGAACACAGTTCCTGCAGTTATGGCTAATAATTTTTGTTCTGGgtcttcaaatttgtatGCACCAATTCCACAAATCACTGTCAACGATCTTGTAAATTGTGGATTCTGAGCAAGATAAACTCTCAAGCTTCGTGGAAACAACACCAATGGGGACAAAAATATAGATACAACGACTGCTTCATATCCGGATATACCCATATACCACAATGGGAAATACCAAACAcataaaaataaagatgTCAAAACTGTCCAATACATGTAcgaatttatcaaattggagACAACTTCAACGTTAGAAAACTCTTCCCCATTTTCCGGTTTAGCATATTTTGTATGGGTCACTTGAACGgacttttttttttgtcccgaaatcaatttcaatcctTCACCTGAAATGGACACATCAATGTCCCTATAATCTAGTGCTGACCAAGCATCGAAAAGAATATCCAACATGATAAGTGACCACTCGAAATAAGCATATACTGAGTAAGCGCCAGGTCGTACGTGAACTTTATGCTGAATGAACCAATAAATCAACGGAACCAATGTACCGAAGAAGCTGATACCCGTGTAAAATCTAGCTTTTCTTTGAAAGGAGCCCTTTTCTGATAACAAAGTTGTACACATATCCCACGGTATTGTCAAAACAATATAGCCAATCATAAATACATCATGTGCATCATGATCATCGGTTGATGTGATGTACATCCAGCCACCTGCAGTCAATGTTCTTAAAACCCCAGAAGTGAGTGCAACATAGGGCAAGTATGAATTAGCTTTATACAAGCTGAGAAAGTTGAATGCAAGTAGCAAAAATCTTGGACCTGCAGTCATTGCaattacaatttgaaacactGATCTCTCAGGGTATCTATCACCAATAGTTGCTGAAACACTGGGGAACCATTCGTCAGGGTATCCAAATGAGGCGTTCTGGACAATTTTATAATAATGCAAGTAACATCCTACGGCCAATGCTGCAAGGAACGACAGACTTGCAAACAATGTGTGTGCATAGGATATGTATTTtgcattgaatgaaatatGACTGACAGGTGGAGTCACTTGACTATTTAACTTCTCTGACATATCTAGGTAGTTGACGATATGAGCACTACGTGTAGACAATGCAGcacctcaacaacaatagtTCTCGTGAAATTCTAGACCAACCACCTTTATGTCCAAGGGGATGTGTTTTATGTCGTGGTTATTCAACTTTAAGTGCcctttttggaaaaaaaaaacttgaCAGACGGtgttttggatttttcTGCCGCATATGGAAAAGTCGTGAAGTAAGTTACCCAGTCgaaatttgcaaccaaacTCAGACCATCTGtcattgtattgttttctcGACGCACTAACTCCATGGGCTCCCAGTACTCTGCTACTTTATAAAACCCTTTCAATACTATCTTAGCATAGCAATAACGTGTCCAATATGGGGTATAATTGGTAGCAGTAGTACTAATAAGAGATGGTAGTGCCCATGGTAACAAATTTGGTCCAGTCAAATTGCATCTTTTCATTATTACACACAGAAAAAACTGTAAAGTGAGAGAGAGAGATATTGTCAATAGAGGAAGAGACATTCATAACCCAGACCCCTTTATCTTTACTACTCTAGTGATATATACATTCTTCACTTCGGAATACAACATTACAATATCAGCACATCATGGGTATGTTTAATTTTGAGACCAAGCAAGGTTATAGGAACTGTGAACAATCGCGAGATgtctttgattttattcaacaattgcattgtACTAACTGTTACAAATATAGGAAAATTGGACAGCTATGAAAACCACCTGAGGCCAGAACTCGTTTCATTCGATGATATAAGTTACAATGACTTATCACAAGTAGATGCAGCAAGAAAATCGATGTTGAGAGAGCAATGGATAAGAGTATATGAATTAAGAGTGACACATGAAGCTGTAAGGAAATGCAGACAATACCACCAAGACGATGCTGGtagaaattgcaaaagtttgattttaaaatatttgaagATGCTAGAAAGTTACCCAATACAAGGTTATCAAGGTTACCAAAAAAATGATCCGTCGAAATAGGTTTAGTTTTGGGTGGATAGACCCAGTTTAATGCAACATATTATTTAAAGAATGAATTAAGACCAGTACGTTTGACTTGAGGAGGGAGTGGGTCGGAGAATTTACGTTATGGCTACTTGGCCTTCGAGGTCTCTGTTGCAAAGGCCCCAAAGGTAGTAAAATTGAGAATATTGCACCTGCCAATCTATTACTGAAAACGAATTCCTCAATCCTCACACTCGTAGAGACATGTAGAACTTGTTCTTGTCGGTAGAGGAGTTATTTCTCTACTACCACAAGCTACTATTGGTGATAAAGTCGTGTAAAGGTGTTCAAACTTTTGTCTATTACCCAAtaagaaattaaaaaaaattttctgCTTTGGTATCCGAGAATAACAAAACTTCTAAAGAGTAGAGTGGTAGCAGTAACTAAGTTTATTGGTGAGTGGaaaaaatcattgaaaagttCAACGTAAAGCACTTAATACAAACTCACTCATTACTGATTCGTATCCACATAAGTACAGCAATGTTTCGTTTAGGTGTCAATCAAGCTGTTCGTTCAGCTCCACGTGTAAGGTATGTTTGACAATTCACACAAGATCTATTAGGGGTCCACCTTGGAGTTTATGTGCTTGTTCGCCCCTCCAGGAAAGACCTGATTGCCAGCACTGTTAAGGAGACTTTAAGCAACAATTGACGCTGTAGATACTAACAATTCTGACTTAGAAACTATGCTACATTAcgtgaaattgaaaaccGTCttaaatcaatcaagaatattgaaaaaattacCAATACTATGAAGATTGTTGCCTCCACTAGATTAAACAAGGCTCAAAGAGCTATGCAATCATCACGTGTCTTTAACGAGAGTGAGAAAGAGTTTAACCAAAACGCTGATCCAAAAGAAGCtgaaaaattacaagaaGAAGGTGCAGCTGCTTCATCTAATCCAGAAAAGActttattgattgttgtttcttctgATAAAGGATTATGTGGATCAATTCATTCGCAATTATCTAAATCTGCCAGAAAGAGAactgaagaattgaatggTAATGTTGATATCGTTGCTGTTGGAGATAAAGTTAAAGCCCAATTATCAAGAACTCATactgataaattgaaattggctTTCAATGGTATTGGTAAAGAAGCTCCAAATTTCACTGAAGTTGCTTTAATTGCTGATGAAATTGCTAAATTAGGCAAATAtggaaatgttgaaattcttTACAACAAGTTTGTTTCTGGTGTTTCTTTTGAACCATCAACTTTTGCTGTCTATGCTTCTGATATTATTGAGAATGCTCCAGGTATCAACAAGTATGAATTTGAAGGTGAAGATGCCGTACAAAGCTTGGCTGAATTCTCATTGGCTAACAACTTGTTGACTGCTATGGCTGAAGGTTATGCTTCTGAAATTTCTGCCAGAAGAAATGCTATGGATAATGCATCAAAGAATGCTGGTGATATGATTAACAGTTACTCAATCTTGTATAACAGAACTAGACAAGCTGTTATTACCAATGAATTAGTTGATATTATTACTGGTGCTTCATCTTTGGAATAAAGATGTTGTTAATTTACATATTCGAATTCACAAAAATACACATACAATCATAGTTCATTAAAAGCTACGAAGTTATTACTCTATTAAATATTCTATTACCCTCTCCTACTCGAGCTTAACCGCTCCATATATCTTTCTGATAAAAAGCAAACCCGTGATTACACCAACTGCACCACAAGCAATACTAATAATAAAACATGCCAATCCCATATAACTAAAGTATAACAATGAACtaacaaaatcatcaatattcaaaacaGTGATGaaataataaattgagTATGCATAGATATACCAGGCGATACTTGATCCAACTTTGAATGATAACCAAGTCCAATTTGCATCGTTATAATAGACTAAGGATATATAAATTGCCACAATTGTTAGCTCAATAATGATTATTAGTAACATCACTGTAGTGATGAATAGGAATCCATACATGTAATAAAATGTCGTTTTTTCCAACCAAACGGAATTAAACACGAATAAAAGTTCAACGTAAACTATTCCGAATGGGATAAGACCAAATACAAGgacatttttgaaatacgACACCGGCGAAATCAGTCTGTATATGGTCCTTAACGTccattgttttgattgacGTTGTAgtttctcttcatcaccatAAGTTGACAAGTTGTTTTTTGGATTGAACTTGTATTTATTACCATAAATCCCTCCAATCATACCTAGCGGacattgaatcaaaataaacaacaacacaaacacCACAATGGTTCCAAATGGCAACGCAGTTGACGAATCTTGAGCCCAGacaaagaaatttaaaatgAACATCAATACAAATAAAAATGCTGGCAATACAGCACTAAACATCAATGATAAAATCAATGTCTTGACTATATCgtattgttgatgagtCTCTTTGCAGAATAGCTTATGTAGGATGATTcccaaagaagaagatactAAACCTGATCCCATAAAGCagaaaattgcaaatgaaaataatgcACCTTGAtgattattgaaaaaataatgttttgatttgattgaattaAGACTGGTTATTACAATGACTCCTACTATGGCAATCAACATTTGTATTCCACCCAGGACCAATGTTGTTAATAACAATTCAGCTTGAGGAATAGCATTCACTTCATTGGCTAAATTCTTCCATCCGCCAGTAGTAATAGCAGAAGCACTGATACCAACAGGGTCGCTTCCAGTGACATCACCCTCGGTTATTGGTAAACTTGGGGATTGTTGTCGTAtatcctttttcaaaacttgtaTCATAACAATCATAACAATCAAAGATGCCAAAAAGATCAATACGGTTGAATTAATAAATGAAATCCAATGTATCTTCAGTTGAGATTCCCCCGATTCGTTTTCATAATACAAATCCCATCTAGATTCATAATCTATAGATTTATCTTCTCTCCAATATACTGAATATGTATAAGGAATCCTTGTTCTTTCCTGGATCAATTCCCccttttcatcaactttataAAGCAAGGggaaattttgataatcttTTCTGGTACCGGGACATTCTTCATTAATGACACTTTTGGGGTACACTTCAAACCCAACGATTGTATATTCCCCATTTGTAACTCCCCGATGATATCGAATCACCAACATCACATGATTATACAAATAACTaatatcattttcatcaacaaatccCATGGGGAATCCAGCAGCATAATATTTCCTTCGATGATTATTAGTTTCAAAAGTAGTAGCACCGGGTAACCCATCAATTGACCAATGAACAACATATCCatctttaatcaaattcGATGCACGTCGAATCCCCGATTGTGTTGCACGTAAATCACATAATCGTAAACATGgttgatcaattccaaatctcAAATCATAACCACTTTGCCAAATACGATCTCCGCGTAAGATTTCCCCCAAGGATAAATGAACTGGTTTGGCATTGTTCATAGGGGGACAAACAAATGTTAATGAGAAATAAGCAAAGGGAAGTTGGGTTTTGTCGGATTCGACTTTATTGACTAAGAGATCAACTTGGTCACCCATTTGATAGTAGTTGGGTTTGAACCCTAGGTCTAGAATACTAGCATATACGAATGGTGTGAATAGTAGAATAAACAAATGTATTGGACGTAGTTTCATTGTGAACTAGCTAATGGGAGTGAGCTTTCTGAAAGTGTAGAATGGTTCGGAAAGCATGCACTAGCAAAGGAGCAATCTATTTTCTAAACGAATGAAGCAAGTGGGTGGGTTAGCAAGTGTGAATAGAGTGAATGTAATAATGCCTcgatggtgatgaagaacccttgtttttttgttgttttttttaattttgtattgAGTTGATTTATAGCACGGCTCATAGgaaatattttcaacaacttttcttttcttccatGTGAAAAGTTTAAGATGTTCTTACAAGAATGGTTTTATGTTGAGATTTAAATCTTGAATCACAGGTATATAGGGTGGCTTTAGCACTGTCTCTAACTCCCGGCAAACAGGAGGCTGATATATATACTTAAAACGACGCATGAACTAAATCTAAAACTAATCCTGCATCCTAAGCCTCGCGGCGTATTATCATTGTTGTGAGAGGAACCTGTGCATTGCTACACCTCCACTTTATCTTTTTACAGTTCGTACAACATGTCTCATTCATAACCTACACTTCAACCTACCTACTCAATGTCTTCACCCATTTAACGACTCCATAGCCTCCTTAATTAAATAATTACCCTTTGgatccaaattcaaagcAATGGTAAACTCTCTAATCGCCGAATATTTATCCTGTTGTAAATTATACAATTGTcccaaaagaaaatgaacaCTAGCTTCATTAGGAGcaatatttttcaaaatttcaaaattctttaATGCTAATGGGTAATTTTGTAAACTAAACAATAGTTGCgcctttttgaaaatgggtAATGGATTAGTGGGTTGTAATTTACATGCCAATTCATATTGTTTTAAAGCCATTGgcttcttgttcaatttttccaaaaccaTACCAACACAACAGATCAAAATAATATTGATGggatttattgaaatcGCTTTACGGAAATGATAATCGGCTTTTTGATATTCGCCTAGATTCATATAAATCATTCCGATTCCGTATAAGGCATTGAAATGACGTGgatccaacaacaagctCAATCGGAAACTTTCCATTGCCATTTCATAATTATCATTAGCGAAATATTCATGTCCTTTTAAAGTATGAGCATAAGTGAATTTATCATTTAACTTTATCGCTTTATTAAAACAACGTATAGCTTCGTCAGGTTCGTGAGTCAAGGAGAACAAGTTTCCAATAGTACACCAAGTAATAGGACTAGTTGGATCAATATCATGTAATTCATTAGCAAGAAATGTAAGTTCAACTTTTTTATGTAAATGCCAAAGCAAAGTTGAATAAACTTCCATATCTTCACATCTAGCTCGATCAAGTTTCCGtaattttttaaaatatTGTTCTGATTGTTTATAATTCATCACTTCATAATGTAATTTACCTAATTTACTTAATACCCAAGGCGTGTCTCGTTCTTGTTGAGGTATATCAATTTCTAAAAGCTTGATTGCTTTATAACAATCATAATTGGATAGGAGTTTGAAACTTCTGGCAAAAATCAGATatagatgaagaagatatgCTTCACTTTTCTCAATCTCTTTCAAGAATGCTATGGAGGAACTTGTTGTCATTGCTGATGCCAACCCAGTTCCACCAGTACTACTATCATCTGAAGTAATGGAGTTGTTAcgtttcaaatttttcttgttgttgttattgggGGTTTCGTTAGGGTTATTTATTGTAGCATGTGATGAGGGTTGAGAAATCAATCGCGAGGTTATTTTAGAATACACTCGACTCCCACGTTTTTTGCCTCCTCCTTCTGGGTATGCACCGGTGGTGTTCGGcttaacaaattcaaatgtattATTAGCAATTGTGGTATTGCTTACATCATGATGATTTGCATGAGACCCAGTGTTCAAATTCGATTT is from Candida orthopsilosis Co 90-125, chromosome 1 draft sequence and encodes:
- a CDS encoding Cwh43 sensor/transporter protein (predicted role in cell wall biogenesis), producing MSEKLNSQVTPPVSHISFNAKYISYAHTLFASSSFLAALAVGCYLHYYKIVQNASFGYPDEWFPSVSATIGDRYPERSVFQIVIAMTAGPRFLLLAFNFLSLYKANSYLPYVALTSGVLRTLTAGGWMYITSTDDHDAHDVFMIGYIVLTIPWDMCTTLLSEKGSFQRKARFYTGISFFGTLVPLIYWFIQHKVHVRPGAYSVYAYFEWSLIMLDILFDAWSALDYRDIDVSISGEGLKLISGQKKKSVQVTHTKYAKPENGEEFSNVEVVSNLINSYMYWTVLTSLFLCVWYFPLWYMGISGYEAVVVSIFLSPLVLFPRSLRVYLAQNPQFTRSLTVICGIGAYKFEDPEQKLLAITAGTVFGIISIVNEFWALSKYPKKLSSFIATIMLGLLATSTFKFLFYSNNPIWPIMHKENGGYNPLGIFIGLLGAFFTPTLQKDVLISAKTPEKVGGSLFLGAIGFGGYYFALQALLSDSGTLALWTWEGFPIRGPTPVTGAFPHVLTFAIALLITLKVHPNVFSSWGYNILVGGGSAFAFYFLKHWVGYVGTLVFVFYIVSIGPLILHSITDYNPAGVFFLGYFLNIVISLASVWIVAYAFVPGGPLLRERTDIVLSTAVLSIFAGVANYNLRKSAISKINFYSNKTFKQVSTIITVLLALALTTSIKRWPTGLGKPYHPETETFTAGIWCVHFGLDNDMWSSETRMRDLIKDAELDIIGLLETDTQRLIGGNRDFTQKIAEDLGMYVDYGPGPNKHTWGAALLSKFPIIQSTHHLLPSPVGELAPAIHATLDIYGNLVDVVVFHSGQEEDVEDRRLQSLGIEEIMANSERPLVLLSYLVTDPLVGNYHTYVSEKSRMHDIDSTDWDRWCEYILFRDLRKIAYARISRSTITDTELQIAKFGFGEFENHDYHFVNEDEVDENLRMPQIFRGDGVRGHRYHVFDEPRYFAPGL
- a CDS encoding subunit of mitochondrial NADH-ubiquinone oxidoreductase, which codes for MGKLDSYENHSRPELVSFDDISYNDLSQVDAARKSMLREQWIRVYELRVTHEAVRKCRQYHQDDAGRNCKSLILKYLKMLESYPIQGYQGYQKNDPSK
- a CDS encoding Atp3 F1-ATP synthase complex subunit, which gives rise to MFRLGVNQAVRSAPRVRNYATLREIENRLKSIKNIEKITNTMKIVASTRLNKAQRAMQSSRVFNESEKEFNQNADPKEAEKLQEEGAAASSNPEKTLLIVVSSDKGLCGSIHSQLSKSARKRTEELNGNVDIVAVGDKVKAQLSRTHTDKLKLAFNGIGKEAPNFTEVALIADEIAKLGKYGNVEILYNKFVSGVSFEPSTFAVYASDIIENAPGINKYEFEGEDAVQSLAEFSLANNLLTAMAEGYASEISARRNAMDNASKNAGDMINSYSILYNRTRQAVITNELVDIITGASSLE
- a CDS encoding endosomal transmembrane protein yields the protein MKLRPIHLFILLFTPFVYASILDLGFKPNYYQMGDQVDLLVNKVESDKTQLPFAYFSLTFVCPPMNNAKPVHLSLGEILRGDRIWQSGYDLRFGIDQPCLRLCDLRATQSGIRRASNLIKDGYVVHWSIDGLPGATTFETNNHRRKYYAAGFPMGFVDENDISYLYNHVMLVIRYHRGVTNGEYTIVGFEVYPKSVINEECPGTRKDYQNFPLLYKVDEKGELIQERTRIPYTYSVYWREDKSIDYESRWDLYYENESGESQSKIHWISFINSTVLIFLASLIVMIVMIQVLKKDIRQQSPSLPITEGDVTGSDPVGISASAITTGGWKNLANEVNAIPQAELLLTTLVSGGIQMLIAIVGVIVITSLNSIKSKHYFFNNHQGALFSFAIFCFMGSGLVSSSLGIILHKLFCKETHQQYDIVKTLILSLMFSAVLPAFLFVLMFILNFFVWAQDSSTALPFGTIVVFVLLFILIQCPLGMIGGIYGNKYKFNPKNNLSTYGDEEKLQRQSKQWTLRTIYRSISPVSYFKNVLVFGLIPFGIVYVELLFVFNSVWLEKTTFYYMYGFLFITTVMLLIIIIELTIVAIYISLVYYNDANWTWLSFKVGSSIAWYIYAYSIYYFITVLNIDDFVSSLLYFSYMGLACFIISIACGAVGVITGLLFIRKIYGAVKLE
- a CDS encoding Cdc27 ubiquitin-protein ligase, giving the protein MQLTDTNADPELPNIQYTQHYLRSIIIHSIDTFNYQNAEFASERLLAQTPLNLDSIYLYCLTLYHQSKLKSCYRKLIEVNNASNLNHLGCSYIFGKCCLQLNKSKDGIFQLLKVKNLYNGDGERINLEMRFDYENGRSILPDASSMYHLLGDLYHSVDDIKNSCLNYTQCLKLNQFDFEAFQKLCKMGVDMKVKSLYKMQKDGHGHMEQVGREDILQQQSQQSQQFKTPQALGTHDIPDLTNPFTDKKNAVTSSTTKNPSNTPTIHVDEYNFSTPRIKTATVPDAPLKKSNLNTGSHANHHDVSNTTIANNTFEFVKPNTTGAYPEGGGKKRGSRVYSKITSRLISQPSSHATINNPNETPNNNNKKNLKRNNSITSDDSSTGGTGLASAMTTSSSIAFLKEIEKSEAYLLHLYSIFARSFKLLSNYDCYKAIKLLEIDIPQQERDTPWVLSKLGKLHYEVMNYKQSEQYFKKLRKLDRARCEDMEVYSTLLWHLHKKVELTFLANELHDIDPTSPITWCTIGNLFSLTHEPDEAIRCFNKAIKLNDKFTYAHTLKGHEYFANDNYEMAMESFRLSLLLDPRHFNALYGIGMIYMNLGEYQKADYHFRKAISINPINIILICCVGMVLEKLNKKPMALKQYELACKLQPTNPLPIFKKAQLLFSLQNYPLALKNFEILKNIAPNEASVHFLLGQLYNLQQDKYSAIREFTIALNLDPKGNYLIKEAMESLNG